The nucleotide sequence TTCTGGCGCAGCGGGTTGAGCGCAGAGTGCGGAATGATCAGGAACATCTGCCCGCCGCGATAGAGCGCCTGCACCATCATGTTCGCGCAGATCGACATGTTGCTGGCGCGCCCGATCGCCAGCGACGCCATGGCCGTCTCGACCCTCTCGACCCGGAAGGTGACGTTGGACGTGCCGGCGAAGGCGCCTTGCAGCGCCTTGGCGAACCGCTCGAACAGCGCCTGGACCAGCCGGATCTCGATGTTCGAGAAGGTGCGCTCCACATCGAGCGGCGGCTCGGCGCCATCGGAGCCGAACATCGCCTCGACCATCGTGAACACGAAGTCGCGGTCCAGCATGATGATGACGCGCGAGTCCCACTGCTCGGCATAGAGCACGGCGGCAACCGCGTTGCCCTCGTAGTCCTTGATGATGTCGCCAAGCGGGTCGTTGGTGATGCCGTTGACCGAGAAGTAGCAGGGCGTTCCGGCCATCGGCTGCAGGCTGTCGGTGCACGATGCCGCCATGCGATCGAAGATCACATTGAGCATCGGCATGCGCTCGATCGATATGCCGGCAGCGTCCAGCAGATAGTTCGGCAGTTGCTTGCGCTGGTCGACGTCTTCCATCATCATGCGCGTGCCGCCTTCGGTTCAGCCTCGGCGACGACGGCCTTGGGACCTGCAATCGTCTCGTTCTCGACGACATCGATCGAGGGCCGCTCACTGCTCGCGATCATCTTTCGGCCGTGCTCGACGGCGATCTGCGGCATGGCGCCGTTCATGAATGCCAGCAGCGTCTGCTTGACGATGATGTAGGGCCGGCATCGCTTCTCGCGCGTCATCTTGATCTTGATCGCAAAGGGCGAAAGGACGCCGTAGGACAGGAAGATGCCGGCAAAGGTACCGACGAGCGCCGCGCCGATGAAGCCGCCGAGCAGCTTCGGCGACTGGTCGAGTGCGCCCATGGCCTTGATCACGCCGAGCACGGCGGCGACGATGCCGAGCGCCGGCAGCGCCTCGGACACGACCACTATCGAATTGTAGGGGGCGAGCTTGGCCTTCACGATGGTGTGGATCTCTTCGTCCATCAGCGCTTCGATCTCGTGGGTACGCGCATTGCCCATGATGATGAGGCGGACATAGTCGCAGATGAATTGGAGCAGCGGCGGGTCGCCGAGCACGCTCGGGAACGCCTTGAAGATTTCCGAGGACGCGGGATCGTCGATATGCGCCTCGACCTCGTTGCGGCCCTTGCCCCGCAGCTCGCGCATCAGGGCGTGGAGCGCTCCGAGCAGATCGAGGTAATAGCGCTCACCCGGCACGGCGCCGGTGATGGCCTGCATGCAGGCCACCCCGGTGTCCACGACCGTTTTCCACGGATTGGCCACGATGAAGGTGCCGACCGCGGTGCCCATGATGATCACGAACTCCCACGGCTGCATGAGCACGGCCAGATGCCCGCCCATGGCGGCAAAACCGCCGAGCAGTGCCGCCACCGTGATGAAAATCCCCACGAAACTGCCCAACGCGCCGCTCCATCGCCAATCCCACCGGGAATATCTAGTCGGCGACGCTTGCGCGAAGCTGGCTTCGCGGTCGCCAGCCCCGCGCAAGCATTTCGCGGCAGCTTGAGGGAGGTCGCAAGAGCGGCCAGAGGGGCGCGTGCCATGCTATCCACCATCGCGGACTACACCAGGCTGACCAACGACATGGGCAAGTCGCTGACGCAGGTCGCGACGCAGCCGGATGTCAGCCGCGAGACGGATTATTTCCTCGGCCATATCGGCAACGTGAAGACCATCGACGATTTCCTGAAGGACTATCGCCTCTACTCCTACGCAATGAAGGCCTTTGGTCTCAGCGACATGACCTATGCCAAGGCGTTCATGCGCAAGGTGCTGACCGAGGGCGTCACCGACACCAAGAGCTTCGCCAACAAGCTGACCGACACCCGCTATCGGGAATTCGCCACCGCCTTCAATTTCGCCGCCCTCGGCGACCAGGCAACCCAGACCACCGCGGCCACGACCGGCGTGGCAACCCAATACGTCACGCAGACGATGGAGCAGAAGGCCGGAGATCAGAACGAGGGCCTGCGGCTGGCGCTCTATTTCACCCGCAAGGCCTCCACCGTCACCACGGCCTACCAGATCCTCGCCGACAAGGCGCTGACGCAGGTGGTTCAGACCGCGCTTGGCCTGCCGTCGACGATCAGCGCGGCCGACATCGATGCCCAGGCCAAGATGATCTCGAGCAAGATCAAGCTCACCGATTTCCAGGACCCGGCCAAGGTCACCAAATTCGTGCAGCGCTTCGCGGCGATGTGGGATGCGACCCAGGCCCAGAACGACATCAACAACGGCACCTCGACCAATCCCGCGCTGGTCCTGATCGCCGGTGCCTCGACCTCGATCAGCATGGATACCAACGTGCTCACGACACTTCAGAACATCAAGTTCAACAGGTAAGTCATGCAATCGGCTCTCTATGTGGGATTGTCGGCCCAGGTCGCCCTCGAAAAGCGCCTCCAGACGATCGCCAACAACGTCGCCAACGTGAATACGGCGGCGTTCCGCACCGACGTCGTGAAGTTCGAGACCGTGCTGTCCAAGGCGGGCGCGAACCCGGTCGCGTTCTCCTCGCCCGGCGACAACATCATCTCGCGCGAGCAGGGCAGCATCACCGAGAGCGGCAATCCGCTCGACGTCGCGGTGGTCGGACAGGGCTGGATCGCCTTCGCCGGCCCGAACGGCACGGTCTATACGCGCGACGGCCGCCTCCAGATCGCCCCCAACGGCGATCTCCAGACGGTGTCCGGCTTCCCCGTCATCGATGCCGGCGGCGCGCAGATCACGCTCGACCCGAACGGCGGACCGATCTCGATCGCGCGCAGCGGCGCGATCACCCAGGACAACAACGAGATCGGTTCCATCGGGCTGTTCAACATTCCGGCCGACGCCAGTCTCGACCGCTACGGCAATTCCGGCGTGACGCCCGACCGGCCCGCGACCGCCATCGCCGATTTCTCCCGCGACGGCTTCAAGCAGGGCTATGTCGAGGGCTCCGGCGCCAATCCGATGATGGAATTGACCAAGCTGATCGCGGCCTCGCGCGCCTTCGACGGCACCAATTCGATGATCGAGGGCACCGAGAGCTCGCTCCAGAACGCAATCCGGACGCTGGGCGAGCCGGGCAAATAGACTTGCAAATAGACTGCGCCGCGTGCGCATTGATGGTGGACGGTTTCCTTGAACGCTCTTCGGCAACTCGAGTGGGCGCTGCTGGAGCTTCAGCAGAGCACTCCCCTGGCCAGCGTCAGCGGCGCGATCTCCGAGATCGCGCCGACGCATTTCCGCGTCTCCGGCCTGTCGCGCTTCGTCAGGCTTGGTGAACTGATCGGCGTCAACTCCGGCGGCAAGCCGCAGATCGGCGAGGTGGTGCGGATCGACAGCGAGGGCATCATCGCCAAGCCGTTCGACCGGCAATTCGCCGGCGGCCTCGGCTCGGTCGCCTACCGGATGCCGCCCTTGTCCTTTGCGCCCGATCCGAGCTGGAAGGGCCGCGTCATCAACGCGCTCGGCGCACCGCTGGACGGGCAAGGTCCGCTCACGCCGGGATCGCGCACCGTCTCGGCGGAAGCCGAGGCACCTTCGGCCATGAAGCGCGCGCGCGTCCACAAGCCGCTGCGCACCGGCGTACGCGTGATCGACCTGTTCGCCCCGATTTGCGCCGGCCAGCGCGTCGGCATCTTTGCCGGCTCCGGCGTCGGCAAGTCGACGCTGCTTGCGATGCTGGCCCGCAGCCAGGGCTTTGACACCGTCGTGCTGGCGCTCGTCGGCGAACGCGGCCGCGAGGTACGCGAATTCATCGAGGACGTGCTTGGCGCCAACCGGAGCCGCGCCGTCACCATCGTATCGACGGGAGATGAAAGCCCGATGATGCGGCGGCTGGCGCCGAAGACCGCCATGGCGGTCGCCGAATATTTCCGCGACCGGGGCGAATCAGTCCTGCTGGTGGTCGATTCGATCACCCGTTTCGCCCACGCCGCCCGCGAGGTTGCCCTTGCCGCCGGCGAGCCCGCGGTGGCGCGCGGTTATGCACCGACGGTCTTCACCGACCTGCCCCGCCTCCTGGAGCGCGCCGGCCCCGGCGAGGAGGGATCCGGCACGATCACCGGCATTTTCTCCGTGCTGGTCGATGGCGACGACCACAACGAGCCGATCGCCGACACCATCCGCAGCACACTCGATGGGCACATCGTGCTCTCGAGGCACATCGCCGACCAGGCGCGCTATCCTGCCGTCGACGTTCTGGCCTCGGTTTCCCGTCTCGCCCACAACGTCTGGGACCCCGAAGAACGCGAACTGGTGAGCAAGCTGCGCACCATGATCGCCAAGTACGAGGACACGCGCGACCTTCGCCTGATGGGCGGATATCAGTCGGGACGTGATTCGGGCCTCGACCAGGCCGTCGACCTGGTTCCGCGAATCTACAGCGCGATGCGGCAAGACATGTTGGCCGCGCCAAGCGCCGATCCGTTCCGCGAGTTGCGAGACATGCTCAAGGGCGAGTAGAGCATGATCGGTTCTGATCGAATCAGAACCGAAGCTCCAGGTTTCTTGTTTGACGCGTTTTCTTCACGCGAAGCGGGATCCACTTTGCTCGAAAACGCGCCAGCGGGACGAAATCCCATCGGCGCCCTGCTCATTATTTCATTATTGCGACAGCCGATCACGCATGCCGCCACGCTTCCGGCGCATGCGCATCCGTTGCCACCGCCGTTTCGATCGGGCGCGCGAATCCCCCGTTCGATGGAGGATCGCGCCTCCGAGACGAAAACAGTCCGCCGGACACGTCATCGCCACAACAACCGCCACGTGTAATCCTTACGAGTTCCCTCGACGATTCTCCAAGGGATCGCACAAGTTGTGGACGACGCGCCGTTGCTCGTCGTCGTCATGCACAAGCTTCCATCAATTTGCATCAACGGCAGACAGCGACATGCGTGCAATCAATCTGTAGCCTGATCGTGCGCAAGTAGCTTGTTATGCTGAGTATTGCGATCACCATCATGTGTCTTGGCGAGCGAGATTGTCTTGAACATTACAATCGCATCGAACGACATCCAGTCTCCGAGAGCGTCTCTACTTGATTTTGTTGAGAAGCTCATTCATCGTTTCAATGGAAGAAGAAACGTCTGCGTGTGACTTGAACTTCAGGGGCTACGGTTGAACAATTCCGATCCATCGTCCGGCTGTGACGGCAATTCGGGCTTTCGTTCGACGACGCCACGATTGGCATACCATCATCGACACTGCTTCTCGCGCCGTATCTCGCAGTACCCATCGGTCCAAGTCGGGTGCCGAGCAGCCCGTGCTTTCGCGCGAGAGACGGGCATGGCGTACGCGTCGGACGTTGCAGGTGGTACGGCTTCTCGCGAAGAACGCGCGCGCAGCGGCGGAAGGCGACTTCGGGGCGCCGCAGACGTGATACCCGGAGCAAGGTAGGAATTCATGCCGTTGGCACGCGAGGCCGTCGAGCTGCTGGTTCAGGCGGCCAGAGCCTGGTATTTCGAAGGCAATCAGCACGGGTTGCGCGACCGGGAATGGATGGCGCTGCGCTTTCTCGGCCGCGCCAACAGATTCTCGCGCACGCCGTCGGCGCTCGCCGGCTTCATCGGCGCGACCAGAGCCACCGCGTCGCAGATTGTGAAGACGCTGGAGAGCAGATCTTTCCTGGTGCGAAAGCCCTCGCATGAGGACAAGCGGTCCGTCGTGCTCCACGTCACCACGCAAGGCGAGAAATGCCTGAGCCAGCACGACCCGATCAATCACGTCGTGAATGCGGTGACGTCGCTCGGCACCGACGAGTGCATCAGGCTGCGCGACTCGCTCCGCGAGATCCTCAATCACCTCGACACGGCCCATCAGCGGCTCGACGCCAGCGTCTGCCGCGACTGCATGTTTCTCGCCGAACGCAGTCCCGGCTTCGGCCCGTCCGCTGCAAAGGGGCGCGCAAGCGCCGAGTTCATGTGCCGGCTGTATCGCGCTCCCGTCTCCCTCGAGGAGACGGAACTGCTGTGCACCAGCTTCGAACGCACCCGCGACCGTCCGAAGATCGAGGGGCATTTCGAACGCGCGCGTGTCGCGAGCCAAGGATAAAGCAGGTACAAGGGGTGCGCAACCCGACCGCGCACGCAATTTCCGCGCGATTGCAGTGGCTGGAGCTTGTGTAAAATTTCGCGGTGGTGTGCGTCTCCGGCGACGATGGCTTCGCCATCGAGCAGCGGTGGTGAGAGATCGGGATCCGTAATTTCCACATCGCCATGAACCTGAAAAACGTTCTTCACCAGGTCCAAACCCATCGAGCCAGTCTCCGACATGAACGGCTCCCTTTGTCCGGTTCGACTCAACATCACCAGCCGGGCGATGACGGGGCCGCAGACACACCTTCACATCCTCGCGGCGCATTTCGCCCGAGCTTTGTTTCGTCGGTCCCCCCTCTCTTAGCCAAGAGGGCGCAGGGAAGGCCGGGTGCCAGCTCGCACCCGCGGTCCGCTGCGCGAAGATGGTGCGCAAGAGAACCGCACAGCAGCATACAGGTGTAGCCAATCACTCGGCCTTCCCTGCGCGATGGTCGGACGGCTTATGCCGTGCTCTCCCGGGAGCCGAACTTTCCCTCTGGCCTCCCTCGCCCCGCGAATTTGATGATGCAGTCTGCCCGGTTGGGCTCGCTCGCACCTTCGCGAAGACTTGACCGTAGCAACGACGGCCAGGACCACACGGTTTTGCCGTACGCGCATTCGCCATTTCGCCGCAGGGTTCGACGGCATCGTGCACGTAGCCATCGAAATACGGACGAGACGAACTTGACAGCGCCGCTCATCCGCACGCGGTTTCGGGCTCACAGGGACTACCCGCCCTGCCCGCACCATCTCGTGCCGACGCTGCCGCGTCCACCGCAACCCGGCTCGCGCATCGTGACGACAACATGATCGCCCCTCAAGGATGAGCCGGGATGGCCGACACATACGACAAATCCGAATTTCGGTAAAGCGGAATATTTTTACGAAAGTGGATTGACAGCATCCGGGGTGTTTTGCCCGTCGGGTAGGGTCCCGCAGCCCGAATGGAGCGCAGCGTAATCCGGGCTACGGAGTCCCCTTGTATGCATTATCCCAGTTGCCATCACCCGGCAGTTCGCTTTACATGCCGCCAACCCGCCCTCAGGCCACGGCCGGGGCGCAAAAATCACATGACATTCCACGGGACGAAACATGGCGCGTAACATATTGATTCTCGGGGCCTCCTACGGTTCCCTGCTGGGCACGAAGCTGCTGATGGCAGGGCACAACGTGACCCTGGTCTGCCGTGCCAAGACTGCCGAGCTGATCAACCGCGACGGTACCGAGGTGCGCATCAAGCTGCGCGACGAGGCGGTGCACCGGGCGATCTTCTCGCGCGACCTGCCCGGCAAGCTCGACGCGGTGACGCCCGCCAATGTGGACCTCTCCCGCTACGACATGGTCGGCCTTGCGATGCAGGAGCCGCAATACACCAACCACACCGTGCGCGTTCTCATGGTCAAGATCGCCGCAGCGAAGCTGCCCTGCCTGTCGATCATGAACATGCCGCCGCTGCCTTACCTCAAGCGGATTCCCTCGCTCGCCGGCATGGATCTGGAAGAGGCCTACACCAATGCGCAGGTGTGGGAGCGGTTCGAGCCAGGCCTCGTGACGCTGTGCTCGCCCGACCCGCAGGCCTTCCGTCCGCCGGAAGAAGCCGCGAATGTGCTGCATGTCGGCCTGCCCACCAACTTCAAGGCGTCGGTGTTCGCCGACGAGACGCACAACAAGCTGCTGCGCGAGCTCGAAGCCGACATCGACGCGGTCACCCTCGACGGCCACGACGTGCCGGTGAAGCTGAAAGTGTTCGATTCGCTGTTCGTGCCGCTGGCAAAATGGTCGATGCTGCTGACCGGCAATTACCGCTGCATCACACCGAACGAACCGCAGTCGATCCGCGACGCCGTGCACGGCGACCTCCAGCGCTCGCAGACGATCTACGATCATGTCGACGCGATCGCCCGCCGCCTCGGCGCCGACCCGCAGGATCAGGTGCCGTTCGCGAAATACGCCAAGGCCGCCGAGAGCCTGCTCAAGCCGTCCTCGGCCGCACGCGCGGTGGCGAGCGGCGCGCCCTTCATCGAGCGCGTGGACCTCCTGGTGAAGCTGATCTCGCATCAGCTCGGTACGCCCAATGCCGAGATCGACCGCACGGTCGAGACCGTGGATTTCAAGCTGAACGAGAAGATCGTGCAGGGCGGATCGGGCGCGCAGTAGCGCTCTCGTAGCCCGGATGGAGCGCAGCGCGATCCGGGAACGGTGCCCCCACCGGGCGAGCGGCCCCGGATTACGCTGCGCTCGATTCGAGCTACATTCAATCGCCCCGCGGCAATGTGCGGGAACGACGATCCGCTAACCCCTACGGCCCCGCACTTATACGGCCGTCGAATCCACCGTGGGCAACACATCGTGATTCGCACCGTGGCGCTCGACGCGCAGCGGCCGGGTTGATAAGCCCCTGTCCGCGAATGGTGGGGACTTGAGTCGGGACATGACGGTTGCGATCGAGATGGGGCAGACCACGGCGGGCGCCGCGGCGGCCATGGACCTCGAGGAACTCCTAGCGACCCGTCTCCTGGTGCAGGGCAATTCGGGCTCCGGCAAGTCACATCTCTTGCGGCGGCTGCTGGAGCAGAGCGCGCCCTGGGTGCAGCAGGCCATCATCGACGCCGAAGGCGACTTCGTCACGCTGGCCGAGCGTTTTGGCCATCTGGTGATCGAGGCCGAGGACCACACCGAGCGCGGCCTTCAGGTCGCCGGCGAGCGCGCGCGGCTGCATCGCGTCTCCACCGTGCTCAATCTCGAAGGGCTCGACGCCGAGAACCAGATGCGGCGCGCGGCGGCGTTCCTCGGCGGCCTGTTCGACGTCGACCGCGACCATTGGTACCCGATGCTGGTGGTGGTGGACGAGGCGCAGCTGTTCGCGCCAGCGGTGGCCGGCGAAGTCTCCGACGAGGCGCGAAAGCTCTCGCTCGGCGCGATGACCAATCTGATGTGCCGCGGCCGCAAGCGCGGGCTTGCCGGCATCATCGCGACCCAGCGCCTGGCCAAGCTCGCCAAGAACGTCGCGGCGGAAGCCTCCAACTTCCTGATGGGCCGGACCTTCCTCGACATCGACATGGCGCGCGCCGCCGACCTGCTCGGCATGGAGCGGCGGCAGGCCGAATCCTTTCGCGATCTCGAACGCGGACAGTTCATGGCGCTGGGACCTGCGCTGTCGCGACGCCCGTTGCGTCTGCATATCGGCCCGACCGACACTCACGCGCGCAATTCGACGCCGCGGCTGATGCCGCTGCCGGAATCCACGATGGAGGATATGCGCGCCGTGATCCTGGCCGCGCCGCCGCCCGATGCCAGCCGGCCGCAGCGCCGGCCCGCGCCTGATCTGCTCGAGCAGCTCCGCGCTGCAAAGGCGGCCGCCACGCCGGAGATCCGGCCGGAAGTGGTCGAGGTGCCTGTCAGCGCCGAAAAGCTCGCAGAGCGGCGCGAGCGCGTCGATCGCACCTTGCGCGC is from Bradyrhizobium xenonodulans and encodes:
- a CDS encoding ketopantoate reductase family protein, yielding MARNILILGASYGSLLGTKLLMAGHNVTLVCRAKTAELINRDGTEVRIKLRDEAVHRAIFSRDLPGKLDAVTPANVDLSRYDMVGLAMQEPQYTNHTVRVLMVKIAAAKLPCLSIMNMPPLPYLKRIPSLAGMDLEEAYTNAQVWERFEPGLVTLCSPDPQAFRPPEEAANVLHVGLPTNFKASVFADETHNKLLRELEADIDAVTLDGHDVPVKLKVFDSLFVPLAKWSMLLTGNYRCITPNEPQSIRDAVHGDLQRSQTIYDHVDAIARRLGADPQDQVPFAKYAKAAESLLKPSSAARAVASGAPFIERVDLLVKLISHQLGTPNAEIDRTVETVDFKLNEKIVQGGSGAQ
- the motA gene encoding flagellar motor stator protein MotA, with translation MGSFVGIFITVAALLGGFAAMGGHLAVLMQPWEFVIIMGTAVGTFIVANPWKTVVDTGVACMQAITGAVPGERYYLDLLGALHALMRELRGKGRNEVEAHIDDPASSEIFKAFPSVLGDPPLLQFICDYVRLIIMGNARTHEIEALMDEEIHTIVKAKLAPYNSIVVVSEALPALGIVAAVLGVIKAMGALDQSPKLLGGFIGAALVGTFAGIFLSYGVLSPFAIKIKMTREKRCRPYIIVKQTLLAFMNGAMPQIAVEHGRKMIASSERPSIDVVENETIAGPKAVVAEAEPKAARA
- a CDS encoding helicase HerA domain-containing protein; translation: MTVAIEMGQTTAGAAAAMDLEELLATRLLVQGNSGSGKSHLLRRLLEQSAPWVQQAIIDAEGDFVTLAERFGHLVIEAEDHTERGLQVAGERARLHRVSTVLNLEGLDAENQMRRAAAFLGGLFDVDRDHWYPMLVVVDEAQLFAPAVAGEVSDEARKLSLGAMTNLMCRGRKRGLAGIIATQRLAKLAKNVAAEASNFLMGRTFLDIDMARAADLLGMERRQAESFRDLERGQFMALGPALSRRPLRLHIGPTDTHARNSTPRLMPLPESTMEDMRAVILAAPPPDASRPQRRPAPDLLEQLRAAKAAATPEIRPEVVEVPVSAEKLAERRERVDRTLRAVLAAPDAGFRAVGVLYQEFVVRCRIEGLGTAVPDLTEFRRMLTHARAGLGTDLAEDDAWQDVSLRASILPDDMQGVFMMIARAAKEGWPCPGDAAIARAYGSHSLRRAQRLLGYMEEQGLIVVQLDGGGRRIVTLVELAWATAPGDPNGDDLPAEQVVSAASA
- the flgF gene encoding flagellar basal-body rod protein FlgF is translated as MQSALYVGLSAQVALEKRLQTIANNVANVNTAAFRTDVVKFETVLSKAGANPVAFSSPGDNIISREQGSITESGNPLDVAVVGQGWIAFAGPNGTVYTRDGRLQIAPNGDLQTVSGFPVIDAGGAQITLDPNGGPISIARSGAITQDNNEIGSIGLFNIPADASLDRYGNSGVTPDRPATAIADFSRDGFKQGYVEGSGANPMMELTKLIAASRAFDGTNSMIEGTESSLQNAIRTLGEPGK
- a CDS encoding DUF1217 domain-containing protein, with the protein product MLSTIADYTRLTNDMGKSLTQVATQPDVSRETDYFLGHIGNVKTIDDFLKDYRLYSYAMKAFGLSDMTYAKAFMRKVLTEGVTDTKSFANKLTDTRYREFATAFNFAALGDQATQTTAATTGVATQYVTQTMEQKAGDQNEGLRLALYFTRKASTVTTAYQILADKALTQVVQTALGLPSTISAADIDAQAKMISSKIKLTDFQDPAKVTKFVQRFAAMWDATQAQNDINNGTSTNPALVLIAGASTSISMDTNVLTTLQNIKFNR
- a CDS encoding MarR family winged helix-turn-helix transcriptional regulator, which encodes MPLAREAVELLVQAARAWYFEGNQHGLRDREWMALRFLGRANRFSRTPSALAGFIGATRATASQIVKTLESRSFLVRKPSHEDKRSVVLHVTTQGEKCLSQHDPINHVVNAVTSLGTDECIRLRDSLREILNHLDTAHQRLDASVCRDCMFLAERSPGFGPSAAKGRASAEFMCRLYRAPVSLEETELLCTSFERTRDRPKIEGHFERARVASQG
- the fliI gene encoding flagellar protein export ATPase FliI — its product is MNALRQLEWALLELQQSTPLASVSGAISEIAPTHFRVSGLSRFVRLGELIGVNSGGKPQIGEVVRIDSEGIIAKPFDRQFAGGLGSVAYRMPPLSFAPDPSWKGRVINALGAPLDGQGPLTPGSRTVSAEAEAPSAMKRARVHKPLRTGVRVIDLFAPICAGQRVGIFAGSGVGKSTLLAMLARSQGFDTVVLALVGERGREVREFIEDVLGANRSRAVTIVSTGDESPMMRRLAPKTAMAVAEYFRDRGESVLLVVDSITRFAHAAREVALAAGEPAVARGYAPTVFTDLPRLLERAGPGEEGSGTITGIFSVLVDGDDHNEPIADTIRSTLDGHIVLSRHIADQARYPAVDVLASVSRLAHNVWDPEERELVSKLRTMIAKYEDTRDLRLMGGYQSGRDSGLDQAVDLVPRIYSAMRQDMLAAPSADPFRELRDMLKGE
- a CDS encoding flagellar motor switch protein FliM, whose product is MMMEDVDQRKQLPNYLLDAAGISIERMPMLNVIFDRMAASCTDSLQPMAGTPCYFSVNGITNDPLGDIIKDYEGNAVAAVLYAEQWDSRVIIMLDRDFVFTMVEAMFGSDGAEPPLDVERTFSNIEIRLVQALFERFAKALQGAFAGTSNVTFRVERVETAMASLAIGRASNMSICANMMVQALYRGGQMFLIIPHSALNPLRQKLAHVVVSDGRAADPRWREQMESEVHRTEVTLSAVLDEKMISLDDVVKFHVGQVLELEATPRTLARLESNNQVLFWCQIGQLDGYYAMQVADPVDQKREFVDDILSR